The sequence ACAGACACATCTAAGTTGTTGTAGGTCTTTTCTGCTGCCAGattctggggagagagaggaaggtgcTTGCAGGAAGCAAGGGAGCCAGCCCCCAACCCCTGACCCCACCCACCTACACCAGAGGGATTTAGGGTAGTTGTCAGCCATGCCCACAAGCCACACCCAACTCATTCAATTCCTTTTCAAATAGGATTCAAAAGTTTGGAAGCTTCTAAAACCCTTAGGTCCCAGAAGAGACTCTCTTCTACTCCCTCTCCACATTCAATACCCCACCCCTTTCCCTACCTCCCAGCCCCTCCACAATCACTCACGATAACATCAAACTTGGAGTAGATGTCCACCACACGCCCTAGGGGGACAGAGGCAGCTCAGCAAGGAGGATCTGGCATCCAAGGCTCCCCCTGCCTATAGCATCGCCCTCCGGGCTGAGCTGACGGACAGATTTTCCCAGAACCACCCTGGCTTCCCTGgagccctccctcttcttctgtgaAATCTCTCACCTTTCTCGTCTACTACTGGCAGTGCTGAAACTCGGTGTTGTACAAAGATGCCCAGAGCCACGTAGACAGGGGTGGTGGTGCGGACCATAGCAATGTTAGCATAGGTGCCAATCTGTAGCTCTTCCAGAGACTTAGACATGAACTCTGGCTTGGGGAACTCAGTGATCTGAGGAGAGAACCATCAGTTTGATCTTGAAGGCTCCCCAAACCACCCCTGGATACCCCTCCAACCTTGTATATAAGGAGTAAAAACCAGGCTGAGGACACTTACAAACAGTTTGAGGAACTTGAGGATACGCTTGTGGGTAAGGATGTACAAGGTGTTGCCTGATTCTGGGTcaataactggaagcctgtggaTCTTGTTTCGAATTAATGAAGAGACAGCATCAAACAAGCTGTGGGAAGGTGGGGAATAAAGATAAGTCCCACAGTGCTGAGCCCAAGGTGGGTAAACAGCTTTTAAGAACATATTTACAAAGAGGGAAAACTGGTGACTGGGAGAGGACAGCAGTGTTCAAACCAGACCTAAagagtgtgtgagtgtatgtgtgtgtgtgtgtgtgtgtgtgtgtttgtgaggagcatcttttctctcttctgcctctagATCTCTGGGTATCTAAAGCTTTAGCTATGCTGGTGGCAAGGCTCTTCCCTTTCTGGACAAATGGGTAGCTGGAACTCACCTGGCATTAGGAGAAATGCAGACAAGTGGTTTGAAGGAGTCCTGTAGGTACACCTCTGAAGGGAAAAGGGAGGTTCACAAAATACCAGTATGGAAAACCACTTCCCACTAAACTCTccatcccattttctttttacaacCCCCAATTCTCTACATACCTCTCCAAGTTTCTATCTTGTGTTCTTCCAGCTCATAGATCTGTACCTGGAAGCAGAAGCAACAGAACTTGAGACTTGATCTCTCTGCTGCATTAACCCCTTGTAGTTTCCTTGGGAGAAACGAACTGAGAATGGGGGACTCTAGGTAGGGAAAGTGGTTTTGGTCATTGCGCTAAGGTTCCTTACCAAGGCTGATTTATAATAGCGATGCAGGATATTGATGAAATCGGTGATGGTCAGCATGCCTAGAAGCCAAGACAAGATCCCTCAGTACTGTTCAAagcttctctccctgcccagCACAAGATGCCAATAATACTGTGTTCCAGAAACTTTTGCTTACCCACAAAACTTTGCTTCTTACTATCCCACAAAGGGGCAGCCCGTACACCATTAGTCACCAAAGCAAAGAAAGCTTTCTTCACCTGTAGTCAAAAAGAGTAATAATCACAAAGGAAGATGCACAGGGTGCAGGACTTTAAAAGAAAGGGGTTGGGTATGCTGGGGAAAACATGAGACTAAACCCATATAAGGACAGGGATATTACCCTTGGGATGAGACAGGATGAAAGTTTTTGAACCAGAGGCTCCTAGGAAGGGGGATGGGAGAAGAGGATTTCACCCACCTGCAGGGAAGTATCAAATACAACCAATTTGGAGCTTGTGGGAATCAGGTCATAGCAGCGATGAGACTTCATGAAGGAAGTATACACACTATTGTTGGATTCTGGGGTCTCTGCATAGGGTGGGATAGTTAGAAGCTTCCTTCCATGCATCAACTCACAAtcaaaagaggcagaaaataaaagtgtAGTTGTTCAAATATTTAGAGGCTGATTTTTTTATAAGGCCCCCTTGTCTATCTATTTTGTTCCTATTCCCACAAAACCTGGATAAACCTGTTAGAAACCATTTCATTCAACCCCCGACTCCAGGTAGGGCTATATTTATTGGCTCCTTATGCAAAAGATGGCTGACTAAAACAGAAAGTCTATAATATCTATCATTAACCTGTTTAGTCTAAaagtttttttctcatctttaactCAAATTTTCCCTTTCATACGTTTAAGCGCATTTTCACTTGTTCTCTTTTCTCGGTGAAGATGTAATTAAGCTTCTTAAAATTCAAGTAAGCTTCTTAAAATTCTTCTAAGACCTACAGGTGAGAAAGTCCTGGTCCAAGTTGGGCCATTTTAGATCAACATTCAGTTGGAGCCCAGTGCTCAATTAACCTGGCCCAAAACACCCCGAGAGTCCATCTTGGGATGACCCTGTGAATCAGAAATCATCTCACCTACTCTAGGCCAATGGGAGACCCTGGATGTGTTTACTTGTCTACTCCTCGGATTTTAATTGCTTGCTTTAAAGTGGAGAAGCAACCCACAAAATAATAACCTGAATGTGCTATGTACTATGCtatgtgtactttaaaaatatgacatcatttaatcctcacagattGACAGTAAATCTGGAAAGCAAATGctgtcctcatttttcagatgagaaaacaggtagGAAGCAGTTAAATAAACTGTTCAAGGTCACACCATTAGTAAGTGACAAGAAAGACTTAAACACAGACCTACCTGATGCCAAAGTTCATGATCTTAAATCCTATgccagttgtttgtttttaatttttaaccagtCATACAGATACACAGTTTAAAGAATCAAATAGTTCTACAAATTTTGTTAAGAAAACTAGTCCCTGGCACCTACTGCCCTGTACTAGCCCTCCCCAGAGATGAGACCTCTTTTAGCTGATTATTTTGGCACTTATTTCTATGTGTATAAAGTAACAAGCTATATACATtgctcttttctgatttttccactTTTGGGCATTATCTATTATCATCCAAGGTATATGAGAATTTTTAGTTCTCCTTCATACTAAGACCCCAACACAAACATGAACCTCCCATCTCCCCATTCTTCCAGAAGTTAAACTATAATGTTGGTTACAttagtatttaaataattttgactaAATATTATTATTCAGAGCTAAGCCCAACTGTAaactcttgacttttttttttcttttcccccttttttctaaacattttatttgtttaaagtaatttctacacccaatgtggggcttgaactcacaatcctgaaatcaagagtcgtatgctccactgaccaagccagccaggcaccccttcatttattttttctttcttttgcaacTTTGTTTTCCCTGGAGTTATtaattgtcatcttttttttgtttttaataactaaTTGAAGTATTTATAACTAATGCAACCCCAAACTCTTCACCAATTGTTTAAATCTCCTTTTCAAGGGGTTCAGAAGCACTAGTCTATCAATTTAAACAACTTAAAGAAGTTTATCCAGAGCCCAGTCTATTCTGACCTGCCCAAATCTGGGCTGGTTTGCTGCTGTGCACAGCTGTTATCCTGAGATCTTCCTTCATCACCATCCAGGGGCCCCCTTTCACGTCTCTCCTGTATTGGCACTCCTGTGTCCTGTATCCtatgatttcatctttttttttttattactcccTTGTTTTGGGGGTGTACATCTTCCCGTAGCTTCCCGAGAAAGGGTGCATGGGAGGTAAATTTTTTGAGAACTTTCAGCCTGcagatatctttattttctttattttaccttcatcttTGATGTATAATttggctggatatagaattctaggtttgaatttattttcctgcAGCATGCTGAAGGCACTGCCCCATTGCTGTCTAGCTTCTGGTGTGTTGAGAGTCTAAGGCAATTCTGATTCTTTTTATgtaacttgtttttttcctctctgaagaCTCAGgatcttctctttgtttctagTGTTTTGAAATCTCATGATGATTCTGGTTTAGGTGGGTCAATTTCATCCACTGTGCTGAATACTCAATGAGTCTTTTCAGTATGAAAACTAATGTCCTTCAGTTTCAGGAAATGTTCTTGAATTTTTTCCTTGATCGTGTCCTTCCCTCtgtaatgtcctttttctctttctgtaattcctattatttatttattttaaaatgtttgtttatttttgagagagaaagagtgtgggcccgcaagcaagggagggacagaggatccaaagcgggctttgtgatgacagcagagagctggatgcggggctggaactcatgaatgtgagatcatgaactgagccaaagtgggatgctccactcactgagctacccaggcaccccatgtaacTGCTATTATGTAGATTATAAGAGTTCCTTGACTGACCCTTTaaggttgtttttatttgttttggttttttgtttggtgaattgttgctgttgttaaaatatcttctctcctattttatgcttctttgttttgggtgtggttttttttcccccacttctttgatttttgtggggtttttttaaagattgtatttttaagtaatctctacacccaacatgggactcaaactcacaacctcaagatcacgaATCACATGCTGTCTGGACTGAGCTAGCCAGACACCCCACTTCTCTgatttttaattctactttttgGGAAACTGCCTCAACCTAATTTCCCAAACCTTCTACTTAGTTTTGAACTTTTGCTATTATACTTTTAATATCCTAGAGCccctctttgttttctgaaaattcctttaaaaaatggtttcctGTACTTGTTGCATAgtggaaatgttctttatctgaaattaatgttaat is a genomic window of Acinonyx jubatus isolate Ajub_Pintada_27869175 chromosome B4, VMU_Ajub_asm_v1.0, whole genome shotgun sequence containing:
- the PRKAG1 gene encoding 5'-AMP-activated protein kinase subunit gamma-1 isoform X1, which codes for MGRDLSPLHPSRPAPRELPKASEPSLRLLKWRRLLLQIAPQLWKMSILKLMHGRKLLTIPPYAETPESNNSVYTSFMKSHRCYDLIPTSSKLVVFDTSLQVKKAFFALVTNGVRAAPLWDSKKQSFVGMLTITDFINILHRYYKSALVQIYELEEHKIETWREVYLQDSFKPLVCISPNASLFDAVSSLIRNKIHRLPVIDPESGNTLYILTHKRILKFLKLFITEFPKPEFMSKSLEELQIGTYANIAMVRTTTPVYVALGIFVQHRVSALPVVDEKGRVVDIYSKFDVINLAAEKTYNNLDVSVTKALQHRSHYFEGVLKCYLYETLETIINRLVEAEVHRLVVVDENDVVKGIVSLSDILQALVLTGGEKP
- the PRKAG1 gene encoding 5'-AMP-activated protein kinase subunit gamma-1 isoform X2, translated to METVASSDSSPALENEHSQETPESNNSVYTSFMKSHRCYDLIPTSSKLVVFDTSLQVKKAFFALVTNGVRAAPLWDSKKQSFVGMLTITDFINILHRYYKSALVQIYELEEHKIETWREVYLQDSFKPLVCISPNASLFDAVSSLIRNKIHRLPVIDPESGNTLYILTHKRILKFLKLFITEFPKPEFMSKSLEELQIGTYANIAMVRTTTPVYVALGIFVQHRVSALPVVDEKGRVVDIYSKFDVINLAAEKTYNNLDVSVTKALQHRSHYFEGVLKCYLYETLETIINRLVEAEVHRLVVVDENDVVKGIVSLSDILQALVLTGGEKP
- the PRKAG1 gene encoding 5'-AMP-activated protein kinase subunit gamma-1 isoform X3, whose amino-acid sequence is MGRDLSPLHPSRPAPRELPKASEPSLRLLKWRRLLLQIAPQLWKMSILKVKKAFFALVTNGVRAAPLWDSKKQSFVGMLTITDFINILHRYYKSALVQIYELEEHKIETWREVYLQDSFKPLVCISPNASLFDAVSSLIRNKIHRLPVIDPESGNTLYILTHKRILKFLKLFITEFPKPEFMSKSLEELQIGTYANIAMVRTTTPVYVALGIFVQHRVSALPVVDEKGRVVDIYSKFDVINLAAEKTYNNLDVSVTKALQHRSHYFEGVLKCYLYETLETIINRLVEAEVHRLVVVDENDVVKGIVSLSDILQALVLTGGEKP